In the genome of Trichomycterus rosablanca isolate fTriRos1 chromosome 24, fTriRos1.hap1, whole genome shotgun sequence, one region contains:
- the slc2a10 gene encoding solute carrier family 2, facilitated glucose transporter member 10, whose product MGRSAVVLAAAVATLGGLVFGYELGVVSGALLQLQLRFNLSCVRQEVVVSALLVGAILASAIGGWLIDRRGRRTSVLLSNLLTVSGSLTLSFSRSFWTLVLGRVIAGLAVSVSSMSCCILVSETVRAERRGLMVTLYEVGVTGGILLAYAANLALSGAQDGWRFMFGLVMAPALAQSLAVWALPPQQVAPDRFPGGDGAQGQSGSCSALNLFGREENMRSRMLIGLGLVLFQQFTGQPNVLLYASTVFQNVGFKSDAAAVWASLGLGLVKAVATLVATFCADKVGRRPLLIGGCSVMAVGLVLLGFLSGRTEFGTAGHCDSRRSAALSTGNATVAAGGSDELGASHWMILLCMMSVVAAFSVGFGPMTWVVLSEIFPAEVRGRAFAFSSCCNWVANLIITFTFLNVIDLMGLSGTFFVYGATAVAAAVFVHLLLPETKNKTLQEIDQELRQRRIPGREDWCSIFQRRNFSPGYQRLSWTNSAI is encoded by the exons ATGG GTCGTTCCGCTGTGGTTCTGGCGGCCGCCGTGGCTACGCTGGGCGGTTTGGTGTTCGGGTACGAACTGGGCGTGGTGTCGGGCGCCTTGCTGCAGCTCCAGCTCCGGTTTAACCTGAGCTGCGTCCGGCAGGAAGTGGTGGTCAGCGCTCTGCTCGTGGGCGCCATCCTGGCGTCGGCGATCGGCGGGTGGCTAATCGACCGGCGCGGCAGAAGAACGTCCGTCCTGCTCAGTAACCTCCTGACGGTCAGCGGGAGCCTGACGCTGAGCTTTAGCCGCTCCTTCTGGACGCTAGTCCTCGGGCGGGTCATCGCCGGGTTGGCCGTGTCGGTGTCGTCCATGTCCTGCTGCATCCTGGTCTCGGAGACGGTTCGGGCCGAGCGCAGAGGCCTCATGGTGACCCTGTACGAGGTGGGCGTGACCGGCGGGATCCTGCTGGCGTACGCGGCCAACCTGGCGCTCTCCGGCGCTCAGGACGGGTGGAGGTTCATGTTCGGGTTGGTCATGGCGCCGGCCCTGGCGCAGTCGCTCGCCGTCTGGGCTCTGCCACCCCAGCAGGTAGCGCCGGACCGGTTCCCGGGCGGAGACGGGGCGCAGGGGCAGAGCGGGTCGTGCTCCGCCCTGAATCTGTTTGGGCGGGAGGAGAACATGCGCAGCAGGATGCTGATCGGACTCGGCTTGGTCCTGTTTCAGCAGTTCACCGGTCAGCCGAACGTCCTGCTCTACGCCTCCACCGTCTTCCAGAACGTGGGATTTAAAAGTGACGCGGCGGCCGTGTGGGCGTCGCTCGGACTCGGGCTGGTTAAAGCCGTCGCCACGCTAGTCGCCACGTTCTGCGCGGATAAAGTGGGGCGGAGGCCGCTCCTGATCGGCGGATGCTCCGTCATGGCGGTCGGCCTGGTGCTGCTCGGCTTCCTGAGCGGACGCACCGAGTTTGGAACGGCGGGACACTGCGACTCCCGCCGAAGCGCCGCGCTGAGCACCGGAAACGCCACCGTCGCTGCTGGAGGTTCGGACGAGCTCGGAGCGTCTCATTGGATGATTTTGCTCTGCATGATGTCCGTCGTCGCCGCCTTCTCCGTCGGATTCGGACCAA TGACGTGGGTGGTGCTGAGCGAAATCTTCCCAGCAGAGGTTCGAGGCCGAGCGTTCGCGTTCAGCAGCTGCTGTAACTGGGTGGCGAACCTGATCATCACCTTCACCTTCCTCAACGTTATAG ACCTGATGGGACTTTCTGGAACGTTCTTCGTGTACGGAGCGACGGCGGTGGCGGCCGCGGTTTTCGTTCACCTCCTCCTACCAGAGACCAAGAACAAAACCCTGCAGGAGATCGACCAGGAGCTCCGCCAGCGACG GATTCCCGGGAGAGAGGACTGGTGCAGTATTTTCCAGAGAAGAAACTTCTCGCCCGGGTATCAGAGACTCTCCTGGACTAACTCAGCGATATGA